The Apostichopus japonicus isolate 1M-3 chromosome 12, ASM3797524v1, whole genome shotgun sequence sequence ATTACACTATTAAAAAAGGCTTAAGTCAATATTAGTCTATTCTGTTGAGATTGACCTCTGTACTCCATTAGCTGTACGTTGCTTGTTTGCGTTGAAATATTGTCTTAAAGAAACGTCTGCTAAGAGACAGGCGTTATATATTATAGCTTATAACTTTGTTCTctgagagagaaaacaaaaagcaGCAAATGAATGGAAGCAGTGAGCGAGGTCCACCATTATATCAACAAAGTAACCTCCAGCTGATATATACTAAAGCCgtgatataaaaacaaattgctGAACTTGATTCATGCAAAGGATAATTAACCATAGATGCCGTTCAATTTGTTTTCTATTGGAATTCTCGTTGAATGCAAAACGAATGAAACCTCTATACCGCGTTACCAGCAATCTGTTAGATATATCTGAGTGAGTATTCGTGCTATTCGCAGTTTGGAAAGTcccagaaaagaaaatcaacacAGCACAGACTGATGTTGCAGTTTTAATGGCATGCATGTTGTCTCAATGAATGAAGTTTTGTGTCGGTTAACTGTTCTGCACCGTAACTTACATTGTTGCACATGACACAGTCGACCGTAATACCTGTAATACCAAATTGTATAAAAGTGATATCGCTATGCTATGTTTTGCTATAGTTTGACGTATTGAGGGAGGCAGAAACGTCTCAGATTGAGCAGAGAACATCGCTATACCCTACCAGAAACATAGTTAtgtaaaagataaaaacaaagttTAATAACTCTCTTTTACTAACAGTCGCGAATGTGTGGAGCCTAGCCGAACTGTGCTCTCGTGTGTAACCTAACGGTATAGTAGATGATATCTGGATGAAACAAAATGGCGGATATGGAAACAACAACGCTTACAACCACGGAGGCACCGTACGAGTTTGACAGCTATGGGCAGCGACTTTTCATAGCTTTTGTGCTAGTTCTGGTGTTTCTCTCTGGTGTATTCGGGAACGGACTCGTGGTTGTTTCCGTTCTTCTCTCTCGACGACTCCGTAATGTTACAAATATATTCGTCGTGAACCTTGCTGTTGCTGACCTTTTAGCATGTACATTTTTACCAGCCACAATTATCGCGCTTTCGAGTCCCCATAGCTGGCCATTCGAGAGCCAGTTGTTCTGTACCTCTGCCTCTATTGTTATTTACGTCACCATTGGTGTCAGCCTATACACCCTAGCATCTATCGCCGTCAATCGATGTGTCCTGATCACACAGTCTGTCGAAAGGTATCAGAGAATTTATGGAAACAAGTCCATCGTGATCGGTATCATCACCTTCCTCTGGGCCTTTCCAGCGGCATTGGTACTGATACCATTCGTAATGGGGATGAACGAACTTGGTTATAACAGTAAATACCATTCGTGTACCGATACTGTTTCTGAAGAACAAGGAGAATCAGCCGAGAAAGTATATGACTTATTGCTGGCGGTAGGGTTATTTCCCGTACCGaccattttgttatttgtatCTTACTGGAAGATTTACAGCCACGTGCTGTCACATGCTAAGAAACTACAGGCGAATAAAGAAGAATCCGATGCACTGTCGATGTCGATAGATTCCACTAGGCCCACCCCTTATGGAGAAAAGACATACGCAGCAGGGTAAGATTCTGTtaattccaaaatgttttctttaaaaaagaaaagaaaagaaaagaaaaaccatatagatatatttaaaaaagttATAGCGTACTCGTATAGCGTAGCTGCATAGTTACGTGTACTTGTTCTCAACCTCAGTAACTGTACTCATCCTCGAAGAACTTTCAATAGTAATGGAAGAATTAATGGAACAGAATGCACCTAGAGCCGTATCCACTCATATTGATAATTATAACAAGTCTGGGATATACAGATTAGATTGACTGCACTTCATATATTACCTAGAGTTGTGATGTAGTACTATAGGAATTAATGGAACAGAATGTACTTAGAGCCTTATCCACTCATACTGATACTTATAACAAGTCTGAGATATACAGATTAGATTGACTGCACTTCATATATTACCTAGAGTTGTGATGTAGTTCTATAGGAATTAATGCAACAAACTGTACTTAGAGCCTTATCTACTCATACTGATACTTTTAACacatctgatatatatatatatatatatatatatagatcagaCTGACTGTAGTTCATATATTTCCTAGAGTTGTGATGTAGTACTATAGGACTTAATGCAACAGAATGTACTTAAAGCCTTATCCCTCATACTGATACTTATAACAAGTCTGAGATACATAAATCAGTATGAATGTAGTTCATATTTTATCTAGAGTTGTAATGAGTTATCTCATTCCAAGTTTTTTGTCTCGGGTAATTTATGTTTCTCAAGCATATGAGGAAGACATTTCACAAGTAAGAtctaatatattatttaaaggAGAGTAGGTTAATCGAGTCGTGCACGGCaaacagttgtctgatgatcgagTCGTGCACGACaaacagttgtctgatgatcgctcaacgcgtgtaacaactactagtgttccactagtctcaacatatatatatatatatatatatatatatatatatatatatatagaaataacgGAAATAACCGAAAATAacggaaatatatatatatatatatatatatatatatatatatatagaaataacggaaaactgttaaacaactatgctgcatttagagaaaggctggattcCGTGTGAGATACAATAATGACATTAGGTAAGTAATTGGAAgcaaaacagccaatgtttgctTTTGGCTGAGCtatcgagcaaaactagctcttcttccgTGCATGATCAACGAAAGTGACAAGAGGTAGCAGgaaaaactattttatagagaataATATCGGCATGGTTGTGaagtcaaagcgacttactgatttcttcTGGATTTAGCAGAAGTTTTTGAAAATCGGATTATTTCAATCCGTGTCGGATTagtttaatccgattccgtcgtaattgcaaaggaattgttttggtttatctgggacggcaaatgtTTAAACCGATTGGTGCTGTAGTCTTTAGATTTAGTTcccaaaaatgttcttttccgttcctagatttatctgtccaagaatcggtttggtcaatggcaataacacgcaaattctcaattgcaTGATTTtagagattgaagtgatttccAACCGGTTGAAtgaacttttttgttttgatcgctgaaatattgcagtagatgaggtaaaatgacatttttggataggcagtatATTTTATGCATAATTTAGAATGTGAGTTTGGTTCGGTTGCTTTGAAAGGCCCcagtcgaatcgacaagtaagcacgttttgcaattgtGTGTACAAGGaaatgatcctgtagtttctgttttgttttcccctAACGGGGTGTCATCctgaaaggatgcccgaactagaATATCCCGTAGGTTACTGGGTCTtgtaaaagcgatgacaggtagtTCTGAGAAAACGGATTTcgggcgttcggtgccttgaagtaggtgaaaatttttctgaatgatattagccagtgatgggagaccagggtggaattcagtaaccaatggtacccttttggaactggtttgacgagtgttgtacgtcaatgtttcggtacggggtttgcttttagcttttttgatggcattttcaatagtaccccgaaaatactgtctttTTAAGAGGTgatgtgacagttctttagtgcaggaatcaaaatcgacttcagaggagcaaatgcgtcgaatgcgcaacgcttgactttacggaatatttctggtacaatgacgtggatggcaactgcttggtaaaaggtagttgtgcttgttcgtgtgtttattgaacaagtctgttttgagtgaaccattttgtagggtcacaatggtgtccaggaagtgaacgTCATGTCCAGAGATAGAAATTCTTTCtagaggtttcccataaagatgttggcaaaagacggtgccagtTTGGTActcattgcggtgccatgaatttggaagTAGTgcttgttgccaaataccagactATTGCTGGTCAAGATtagttgcattaattcggccagttctttcttcgtggggttttgccacgtttcgatttgaatgcttttgtgcaggccaaaatgccctcttcgttagggatatttgtgtataacgaagacacatccaaggtaactaacagagtAGATgggggaagattttttatttccccagtTTTCCAGATTAAATCCGTAGTGCCgtgcacataggacggtagggccgaaacaaGAGGTTGGATGAAAAAGTCCACGCATTTGGATTTTTGTCAGTCGCTGTtccattacccgatattatgggcctcccgggattgcctttttttgtaaatttttggcagaaaataaaagcgaccaggttttgggtTGTTTTCAaggaggttttggcctaacttgcggtcaatggaaccgttagagactatcttttggatgactcttttcacgttttgtgtgatttcttgagtaggATCAGAATCCAGGAGTTTGTAATGTAGGGGGTTGCCGAGTAGTCTTTTGGCTTCCTCTCTGaagaattgtttgcccatatcgacaattgcagaacccttgtcggctggctcgatgacaatgtcatcgcgcTCCGGAGTTCATTGATAgcctgtctctcagttttgttgagattgtcgcgGAAGTCTGGGGCAGAGATCTGTGTTTTTACATCCTCTTCAATTGTcgaaataaatgattcaagCGGCGCACAATGGGCCTTGGGCGGATCCCACGagttttttggtttaaaattgGAATGCAAGTCGTTGGTTTGTTGCGTGGTGTTATTGCTATTTTCGGCACCAAAAAAATCACGGAGACGTAAGCGTCGATAGAACATatttaggtcaagagaaagtttctgaGCGTTAACTTGCCGTGGTTTAGGGCAAAAATTTAGACCTTTGGAGGGTAGGTTTGTTTCTCCTACCGGGAGTTGGCACTCAATGGTAACAACTGCACTTTTGGTGGTGTTGCATGCGGTCTGTATCTCTTTGCGACGGAATCTGCGAGACCTGGTTCTTTTTGAGGTTTCAAGTTGGGTTTCACCAGAAGACTTAAATACCTCTAATTGAGTGACAATATCTCTCTTCAATTTGTGAAATTGTCTTGAAGCTAGGGTGTGTGAGAGGTTCAAGCATATTTTGGAAATGGAGTCAAGCTTTCTTTCGAACTCGTTCTTGGGGAGTtctttttgcagttttctggtTTTGGATCAATTTGCTGGCTAAGTTCGTGAATGGTTTTGCGGCAAATACTTATTTGCACAGTCATTAATTCAAGCGAAGCATTCTTAAGGAAGCCTTTCCAATTGGCAAAGCTGTCGCTATCAGAAAGTGGTTATCCAGCACGGACCTTGATTTTCAGTCCCTTTGGTACCGTTTTGGTTTTTACGGTATAGACTGTAGTTTTTACGATGTAGTCTGTGTTGGATAGGTGACAACGTCACAATAAAAGGTGCACTTTCACCGATCATACAGGTCTTTGAAAGCTATATAACGTCATAACATTTTATTCAACCAgcacttttgttttttcaatgaaatgaaagacGTAGTATTTTAATTGGAAACGTTAAGCAGGTATAGTAACACAATTTACAGGTAGGATATCGTACGCATTAATCGCTGAGAAACTCCCTGGTCTCAAACCTTGTTATTATTGCACTTTCAATTGGAGCGAAATTTAACAAGTTTTGATTACAACATAAATACGTCAGACATAACACGGGTTGATGAATGGGAGGAGAAATACCACTATGAAAAATATTATTCTATCTCTTGAGATTGGCCTCTGTACTCCATTAGCTGTGCGTTGCGTGTTTGCGTTGAAATATTGTCTTTAAGAAAAGATTGTTAAGAAACACGCGTTATATATTATATCCTATTAACTTTGTTCtctcagagagagagaaaaaacagcaAATGAACGGAGGCAGTGAGCGAGGTCCACCATTATATCAACAAAGTAACCCCCAGCTGATACTAAAGCCGtgatataaacaaaattgcTGAACTTGCTTCATGCAAAGGATAAGTAACCATAGATGCCGTTCGATTTGTTTTCTATTGGAATTCTCGTTGAATGCAAAACGAATCAAACCTCTATACCGCGATACCAGCAAGCTGTTAGATATATCTGAGCGAGTATACGTGCTATTCGCAGTTTGGAAGTTcccagaaaagaaaatcaacacAGCACAGACTGATGTTGCGGTTTTAATGACATGCACAGTAACTTACATTGTTGCACATGACACAGTCGACGGTAGTACCAGTAATACCAAATTGTATAAAAGTTATATCGCTATGCTATGTTTTTCAATAGTTGGACGTATCGAAGGAAGCAGTAACGTCTCAGATTGAGCAGAGAACATCGCTATACCTTACCGTAGTTATGCAAAAGATAATAAAAAAGTCTAGTAACTCTCTTTGACTAACACTCGCGAATGTGTGGAGCCTAACCAAACTGTGCTCTCGTGTGCAACCTAACGGTATAGTAGATGATATCTGGATGAAACAAAATGGCGGATATGGAAACAACAACGCTTACAACCACGGAGGCACCGTACGAGTTTGACAGTTATTGGCAGCGACTTTTCATAGCTTTTGTGCTAGTTCTGGTGTTTCTCTCTGGTGTATTCGGGAACGGACTCGTCATTGTTTCCGTTCTTCTCTCTCGACGACTTCGTAATGTCACAAATATATTCGTCGTGAACCTTGCTGTTGCTGACCTTTTAGCATGTGCATTTGTACCGGCCTCAATTATCTCGCTTTCGAGTCCCCATAGCTGGCCATTCGAGAGCCAGTTGTTCTGTACATCTGCCTCTATTGTTATTTACGTCACCGTTGGTGTCAGCCTATACACCCTAGCATCTATCGCCGTCAATCGATGTGTCCTGATCACACAGTCTGTCGAAAGGTATCAGAGAATTTATGGAAATCAATCCATCGTGATCGGTATCATCATCTTCCTCTGGGCCTTTCCAGCGGCATTGGTACTGATACCATACGTAATGGGGATGAACGAACTTGGTTATAACAGTAAATACCATTCGTGTACCGATACTGTTTCTGAAGAACAAGGAGAATCAGCCGAGAAAGTATATGACTTATTGCTGGCGGTAGGGTTATTTCCCGTACCGaccattttgttatttgtatCTTACTGGAAGATTTACAGTCACGTGCTGTCACATGCTAAGAAACTACAGGCGAATAAAGAGGAATCCGATGCACTGTCGGTGTCGATAGATTCCACTAGGCCCACCCCTTATGGAGAAAAGACATATGCAGCAGGGTAAGATTCTGTTAATGccatattttactttaaaaaaaagaagaaaaaaaaaacatatagaGATATGAAACAAGTTATAGCGTACTCGTATAGAGTACTCGCATAGCTATGTGTACTTGTTCTCAACCTCATGGAATTGTACTTATCCTTGAAGAACTTTCAATAGTAATGTAAGAATTAATGCAACAGAATGTACTTAGAGCCGTATCCACTCATACTGATACTTATAACAAGTCTGATATATATGTAGATCAGACTGACTGTAGTTCATATATTTCCTAGAATTGTGATGTAGTACTGTAAGAACTAATGCAACAGAATGTACTTAGAGCCTTATCCACTCATACTGATACTTATAACAAGTCTgagatatatatagatcagACTGACCGTAGTTCATATATTTCCTAGAGTTGTGATGCAGTACTATAGGAATTAATGCAACAGAATGTACTTAGAGCCTTATCTACTATTATTGATACTTATAACAagtctgatatatatatatagatcagaCTGACTGTAGTTCATATATTACCTAGAGTTGTGATGTAGTAATGTAGGAATTAATGCAACAAACTGTACTTAGAGCCTTATCTACTATTATTGATACTTATAACAagtctgatatatatatatagatctgaCTGACTGTAGTCCATATATTTCCTAGAGTTGTGATGTAGTAATATAGCAAATATTGCAACAGAATGTACTTAGATATTATTTAAAGGAAAATAGGTTAATCGAGTCTTGCACGGCCTCACTACTGGTTTATTGTCAGGGTAAGTAAGACCTATTCGGCATGTGTAATAATCAATCGATTTTTTCCCCGTAAAGTTCCCTTGATAGCTGCAATAACAAATTTCAAGAGACTGGGTCAATTTACTCGCCGGGAATATGGGATAACGAAGAATGAATTCTTACTTTCATATGAACatagttggaaaaaaatgtACTACAAAAAGAGGCCCCGTGATTAAATTTTCTATGTGGCCTGACCCTGATTtcgcaccaccccccccccccacttgtaTGGCAGTTACCTTTATACTGACTTATTTGTATTTGGTATTTGGTAACGTCGATTGTTCAGAATCATCACGAGATACTTCCTGTAACAATAAACGCAAGATCGAAAGAGAAATGTATAATAATTTATGATTTCAACGAAAGAAACGTGACCCATTTTagacattttttgttgttgatggaAGGTCTTTTACTGTGAATGTTTCATAGACTAGAATAATTAGGATGCAGCTATCTAAACTTCATGTACGTATCACGTGATAAGTACCACAACTGAGCCTATCGACATTTAGCGCTGACTCCACGGTCGATCTGTTTCactgaatattaattatatgcATGGAACCCACGCCAATCACAAACCACTGTGATGGGTTCAGTGCTGTGATGGTGGATTCTTCAGGTCTGTTATACAGGAGAAATAATCACCGTTTGAGGAGGAAAGGTCGTAAAACTCTGAAGAAGTGGAGAACTGTGACATGCTAATTACTGTGTGCTAATGAGAAAAGCGCCTTTATAATCATTGTTAAGAAATTCATTGAATTCTCTAATAGACCTCTGCCCACTTCAGTGTGATATATAAATTCCCTATTTGATAAAGTCTGAGTAACTCGTACCGTTATCTGATAACttctcctaccccccccccccaataaatgAGAGAGGCGAGGGAAGCCCGTTCTGCACCTATCATTACTAATACGGAAGCTTTGGTGAACTAAATTTGTAGGCCACACTTTGTCATAAGACAATGTACCGTATGTTGATAACCTGTAGAAAAATCATCTCTCTTTTTGAGAACTGCATTTTGACGAATGCCTTTATTCACGATCGCATATTTGAATGTAATGTTAATTTTTGTTGTAATAATTTATACATGCTAGTGTTACTGGCTGTGGTATGCGTTAATAGTttcaaaattattataaatatcaACATTAACAGTCTCCTTTTAAGCTGGATAAATTCGTTCGCTTACCAAGCAAAGTAGTGCAAAATTGTCCTTTCCATTTCCCCTCCTTGAGAATGGTCATATTGTAAAGGGCCATTCGATATCACACCCTCTATGTGTGCAAGGATCCTAATTCCATATTAACATATAAAATTCTTCCGAATTGTTGGAAGGATATGTTATCTTAAGTTATACAACCATACACGACTTTCGTGGAACCCAGGTCACAAACCGGGAAGGTGGTACACAGTGTTGCATTTACAAAGTATCACATATGAACTGTGAGTACGTCATTAAGGCAGTTTAAATACCAGCAGAATATGACGTTCTCGGAATTATTAGAAAGATAATCGAAAAGTGACACTACTTCACAGTTGTGGTTTTAACCCTTTAGATATAACGAGTGGAGGGTCGATTTTTCAGGTGTATGATTGctcacagtggcgtaggaaggtacttttgagtgggggggggggctgaagactgatggccggcatgggggaggggtctaaggggagggggtgtccccctccccttttgaattttttttgcatttccagggggcctcagatgcaatttggtgcaatatagcacacttcaacccacccactccattttgtatataattttgcattttcacctggccctagatgcaatttggtgatccaaatgagattttttttctcatttggaaatgaaaaaggggttttctgacttgcgaagcggggggggggggcggaatgatacttccgcccctccacatttttcactgggggggggctggcgcccccagccccccggttcctacgcccttgaaatTTGCTCATCATTCTGCAATGTATCATTTCTCTCTTAAAGTCATAAGGTCTTTCTAAAATTCTTTTCCTCGAAAAAGATTTATGAATTTCAAAAGTTTACATGAACGTATCTACTGAGATTATGGAATATCGAAGCAAATTCTTTATCGTGTAAGGTTGAGTTTGGAGTCGAATTACTAGTTGTTgaacacacaaatatatatatatatatatatatatatatatatatatatatatatatatatatatatatatatatatatatatatatatatttatttatttatttatacacatacCACCTTCGCCAGTTGTAGATATTTATAATTAGAGCAAACCAGCAAATACTCGAAATAAATTGGATTAAATACGTTTATGAATGAAAAACAAACCTTGCACTCATTTGGGTTTTCCTATCTCCCATATAcagttttgtaaaataaaatgtattcaAGTCCGTCCAACTCAGAAACAACTTGCTAACGGTTAACGAGGGACGGAAATCTAAAAACAATTTGAATTACTGTTGTTTATCTCAACAGAACTTGACAGTTATGATTGCACAGAGTGTAAGCTCATTATACGTTATGTATTTCGCTCTAATTTTCTTAATTCAATTTAACAGTTAAATTGTATCCATGACTGGTTTGTTACCTATAGGTTCCTAGCAATAAATGgcataaatcaataaatcagcTTTGGGTTTGGATAAACAAAGCGGGCTGGGACGATTTAATGTGGGCTCGGTCAAACTTGCAATGGATGAAATAGGAGTAATAATAAACGGCGTCGATAGGTAATGTTTCATGGTTGGGCGTCAGTATAGGTAGGTTAACTATTCGGCCTGAGTGGGAGTAATAACAAAGGAGGTGTAAAAACATCAATTTAGGCATTAGGTTATTTAGTATATTACAGACAGAGCAATGTCTCTATAAATGACTTTCAATAAATCCAACGTAAACATTAAGACCATTAAACGTCATATAGTTTTAGAAGAAATGTAGATTTATCTGTTCTTATCTGTATATTTGGTAATTTGGGAGCATCTCATATGTCACGTTGTTTTACACTAAGATGTTTTCCGAAAAGTCACAAGAAATTTGTTATCTACTTGTGAAAATTGGTCATCACAATGTTGTCAGTCTAAAGATGGGTTAGGTTAGTGTTGCCTTTGCTTGGGTATACAAAATAACACCAGAAATGATGATAAGTGGTTATAAGCTCAATTGTTATGGCAAACTTTTAGCAATGAGCCATTCCAATCATAAAATTTGTGCATTCAGGGAAGCAAATCTCCCTTCATGAATTTAGCGAACCTATACTGGTTAGTACCCAAATAAGATGTTTCACCATATGAACTTTAAAGACTTACAATTGAGTACTGAATGAAATTGATTTGATCCTACATAGAATACAACATAATAGTTTTAATCACAAAAAGATCAAGATGATAAAAAACCTAAATCAGattttaatatgttattattatttgaaataaatctgAGCTAGTCAAGCTAAGTAAGCCTAAAAGTTAACAACGTCATCGGATTTTAGCATCAAATATAGCTTCATTGTTCAAATTTATTAACtcgatagacagacagacagacagacagacagacagacagacagacagacagacagacagatagatagatagatagacagacagatagatagacagagagacagatagatagataaatagatagacagagagacagacagacagacagacagacagagagatagagagacagagagacagacagacagacagagagacagacagagagacagacagacagagagacagacagagagacacacagacagagagacagacagagagacagacagacagagagacagacagacagacagacagacagacagacagacagacagacagacagacagatacatagatagatagatagaaagaaaggtagatagatagatagacatatGAATAGATTGATGGATGTAtggatgaaaatatatatatatatatatatatacacacacacacatatatatatatatatatatatatatatatatatatatatatatatacacacacacacacacacacatatatatatatatatatatatatatatatatatatatatatatagattgatggatggatggatggatggatggatggatggatggatggatggatggatagagcATAATTTAACAAACTGTGGTCTGTCTCTTAAATAATGTAAGATTCACCATAATAACCTACAATTAACACCCATGGCTATGAGTTTCTTGATTAATACGTACGGCTAAATGGAATTGAAGGCACTCGAAAACTCGACAAATTTAGCCCCGATAAAAGAGTTTGGTGTTTCAAATTGTTCGAGAATCGTATGCAGACAACAATATGACTCATCATCAACCCTTCTATTAGCTCTATATGCAAATTGTATGGGATCTATGGTAACGCCTCTCTCATTTAACAAGACCCTAAGAATAAGCATAAGTTTTTTTAAGACATTTCGTTATGGTAGAAGTGAGTGCCACTCTGGTCAGTAATCATTTAAGGTAGTAACTGTACGTGATTTTGGCACTGGAGTGACAGCGGAAGTTTTCCAAATCACAGGGATCTCACCAGTATCAATTGTATCTTGAAATATTTCAGTGAAGATGGGCGCTAGCTGGGCAGAGCATAAATTAATTACTTTAATACTAATACGATCTGATCCGCTACCCACAAAATTTATCGTATGGGCATCGTCAACTGATAAAATAACCCTGTTAAAATCATTGCACTTATCAACTAGCATTGCACGAAGAGAAAGCATGTTCTTCATTAAAATCGATCTCATTAAATCTACATTTAACTGATTGAGTTCATTAACAAAGTCCATAGTACCATGTGCAGTCTCTGACTTTTTCCATTTGATGACCAGTGCTGGTGGACATGACTTTCCACGCTGTTCTGCTATCGCTGCACTGAAAGTTACGTTCAAGTTTCTGTCCATACTGATATTTA is a genomic window containing:
- the LOC139978001 gene encoding G-protein coupled receptor moody-like isoform X2, whose translation is MADMETTTLTTTEAPYEFDSYGQRLFIAFVLVLVFLSGVFGNGLVVVSVLLSRRLRNVTNIFVVNLAVADLLACTFLPATIIALSSPHSWPFESQLFCTSASIVIYVTIGVSLYTLASIAVNRCVLITQSVERYQRIYGNKSIVIGIITFLWAFPAALVLIPFVMGMNELGYNSKYHSCTDTVSEEQGESAEKVYDLLLAVGLFPVPTILLFVSYWKIYSHVLSHAKKLQANKEESDALSMSIDSTRPTPYGEKTYAAGNMSESNSCASLPRTGVSDSETVEGSIKPKRKKRRKKTVKSNLSRRQVEITKNLFYVLCAFLVCITPYLILLVFNDDGPLAAFAPYAAACLMINNCINWIIYATKHPHFKVVFKCILTCKWREIPEPVGWLRDRGDGNKLCPCC
- the LOC139978001 gene encoding G-protein coupled receptor moody-like isoform X1 produces the protein MADMETTTLTTTEAPYEFDSYWQRLFIAFVLVLVFLSGVFGNGLVIVSVLLSRRLRNVTNIFVVNLAVADLLACAFVPASIISLSSPHSWPFESQLFCTSASIVIYVTVGVSLYTLASIAVNRCVLITQSVERYQRIYGNQSIVIGIIIFLWAFPAALVLIPYVMGMNELGYNSKYHSCTDTVSEEQGESAEKVYDLLLAVGLFPVPTILLFVSYWKIYSHVLSHAKKLQANKEESDALSVSIDSTRPTPYGEKTYAAGNMSESNSCASLPRTGVSDSETVEGSIKPKRKKRRKKTVKSNLSRRQVEITKNLFYVLCAFLVCITPYLILLVFNDDGPLAAFAPYAAACLMINNCINWIIYATKHPHFKVVFKCILTCKWREIPEPVGWLRDRGDGNKLCPCC